The genomic segment ataaaaaataacccgGATAATAtggttaaaacttaaaaagacTGTCCAAGAGCTTCACacagaaataaaaatcatctcCAACCATGAACAATAATGCGCGACTACAATTATTTTGTCCACCACTACTATACATGCTCCTGCAATGCAAGAAGACGGGACAGTTCGTggatttattcttcttcttcttcttgagcAGCACCAGAATTCacgtaattaaagaaaaaaaaaataattaattcattccATGTTCTCATGTATTCATTCCTGTATGTATAATAAAATTTCACCTAAAATGACAGGACAGCCCAAACcagcatacatacatacatcctcgccaaatattaaaaatatatatataaaaaaaaaatcaatcaaatctccaaaaataaaaagaaaaacaaatcagaagCCTTCTTCTAGCTTGTGCCTGTGCCTGTGCTGGCTTCTGGACCAAGATTTGACCTTCTGTTGGTAGAATTCACCTTCTCTAACGTCAAACCAGCTCTAAACCTCGCTATGAAATTATCAGCCTTGGTGTTCACGTCAGGACTTGGACAAAACAATGCCGTTGCTGCTGAATCTGATCCACCTGCTTCTGCCACTGGACTTGACTGATCCTTCTCTGATGATGCATCCTCAATGCTATCCAAATCCGGTGATCCACTCCTCGAACTGTTGAAACTCCCTACTCTAACATAGTCACCATCATGAACAAATTTCCATGCTGGCATTTTGAAtggtggcggcggcggcggcggcggtaGTGGAATCAAAGGTGAAGCATTCCCTCTCTCCACATTCTCTTCCACGCTATGGAAACGACTTGTCTTGGCTGGTTCTGGAGGTTTATCAGATGTCACTGGTGCTACTTGGACCTTGGTTCTTGACGTAACCTTTTGGGAGACCACCTTTGATACACGTGTgattggtggtggaggtggcGGCGGGGGAACTGGATGGAGTTTTTTGGTTTTGCCTTTCTTTGAGAacaaattttgaagaaaatgagGTGGTGGGGGTGGAGGCGGGGGTGGCGGTATCGAAGGTAGAGTACTAGTTGGGGTAGGTTGAGGATTGAAGAAGCTATCAAGATTTTCAACGCTCTTTTGTctctgcttctttttctttcttcttagtGAAATCAAGAAATCTTTGCCTCTCCTTTTCTCGTTCTTGCTGAATataggtggtggtggtggtggaggaggaggaggcggcgGCGGCGGAGATGGTGGCGGGATGTTGTACAAGTTTTCAAGGACTTTCTCCTCATGATCGGTTCTTTTTTCATATCCAAGATCTTGATATGTTCTCTTCACCTTTCTCCTCACAAGCTTAGGAGGCGGAGATGGTGGCAATGGAGGTGATGGTGATGGATGTGGTGGAGGAAATGGAGGTGGCGATGATGGATATGAAACTTCCTTTTGATTTATCACAAAGGTATCAACGTCTATATCTTTAACACCAACAccctcttcttgttttttagtttcCTCGACCTGCTGCggataatgatgatgaatctGATCACTTGAGGTTGAAAACCTGTAGTTATTCAGGTGGGTATCATCGTAAAATCTCCACCGTTCCAAAGATTCTTGACGAAGATCTGGATACGAACTGAAACTCCTCAATCTGTTCAACGTGTTATAGCTCACAGTTCGATCTTGATGCTCAAACCATCTATGTGAAGGAGTTGACGGATGTGATGGTTTTTGTACATTTGATAGGCTTTGATCTTCGTAATAACTTGTGTTTTCATTATCGCCGCCGCCGCTGTTGTTTCTGCTAAGAAATCCACAGACAATAGCAAAGAGGACCAGAACCAAGTTGAGTGAGTCCCAACTTTTCTTGACCGACTGTGGTCTCAAAATTTGAGATGTGAAAGAGCCAATTGAAGAAACAACAACAAGGACAAAAGCGAGAGCTACAACTAGTAATAGGACGAGAAATACACCAGAATTTAGGAAGATAGAGGAGGCTTGACGGCGGAGGCCGCGGGAACGGTGGCGAGTGTTGGTGGCTTGAAGCCAGAATAGCGGCATGTCTTCCTCTTCGTCCATTGTTTGAGGATTGGtttcgggttttggttctcctTTTGAGAGTTTGTAGAAAGCGAGAGGGGAAGAACTTTTCTTGGACAGCTTTTAGCTTTGCTTTTGGGAATGCGATAGCTTTTATGATGTTTGCTTGATCGGAGTTTTTCTTGATATTATAAGCTTTGCTTGCTTCAATGGCTtcagaggaagaaaaggaaaaggagaggcAGTAGAGTATAGTCTTAAAAATAAGGAGTGATCATggcatttatataaaaaaaaaaaaaaaaaaagagggaatcaAACCCTTCATAGGCTGTAAGCAATTTTGACCCGACAGAAATTAGGTTAGCAcgactaaatattaaatatttagggaattgattaaattaaatttaaaacctagTTAGATcaacattaaaagaaataaactaataaaaacattattcatttcCTAAGTAAGAAGCGAAAGTAAAAATTTACCCACACCACATGCTTGCTGTCATCGTAAAGCCATAGCATCGACGTCAGCACACCAGCTCTCAATATACAGTAGCATACACATGGTCCTAGGGGTTGTTTTTTGAACACCACAGATAAtataatatgattattaataaGTTCAAGATAATAATACTTTTAGACTTTATATTTAtctaatagttttaatttttaaattgaattaattttttaatatagtgttAAAGTATTAATAACCAAATGGTcacaagtttgaatctcactattcttatttatttgataaaaattaaatacaagataaaataaatctgtataaattttaaatttaaaaaatttttacttGAGAAATTATGCCAAAGaataatataagtttttaaatttaattgtttttttattaataaacggcaggttttaattaattaattaattaatttgaagaatgaATTACCACCGAAGTAGTCATAACATGGGCGAAGGTCACACGCGTCAAGTCTAGGCTGGTAACGAGAATAGCCTTGAatgactttattattattattattatataattagaaTAATCACAAGGCGTGAAAACCGCGTCTTGATTTCTGTCTCTATCAAACTCTCTGTTCCTTTCTTTTGCTGCAAGCATTCCAGCTCATGGAAACCGCGTGTCCTGGCATTCGGGTTGGGGTGAAGATTTGACACAGCGAATTTCAGAGTGTATTGCTTTGCTTGGATCAATCATTTCTACCTCCGTTTGAATGAAAATTGtacttggaaaaataaaataaattaagaatagcTTATAATTGTTTATTTGCATAGAGAACAATAGAttttttgtgttcttgaaaGCGTAGACTAAATTCTTATGGATtgtttataaaatctaaaattattaataaaactaattttcttgaatttctatatttaaaataaagttgtatattttaaaaaaaaataaagattttgttgtttttgtggaGTGAAATTGGTTTTATCTATTTGGGAGTGCTTTTTAAAAGCTCTTCCGAACaaatttggaaatttttttttgctttgaagtaatatgtttttgatgttttcaaattattttaatatgctgatttcaaaaattatttttaaaaaataaaaaaaatattattggcacACTTTCctgagtaaaaaacattttgaaaaacaactacactctcaaacaccctcttAATGCTAAAAATACACTTCACGTGCAGATTgcaatttgaaatattaaatacgcggggataaaaaaattataagaaaatcaaaactaattacAAGACTatccttaaaaaatttaacaatttattaaaattataataagatTATGTTtggcaaaacataaaaataaatttattaaatttatttttaactatgaTATGAATTCAAGATGAATTATCAACTCATAATAAtcacaacttaaaaaaaaaaaaaacttgtaattcaatataaataatcaaatattccTCATGATTGAGTGTTCttgattggttttttctttgttttttttttggggaggTTAGTGAGGAGTGGAGGTTTAACCAAATAAGTTGAAAATGGATGTCGTAGCCGCATTAAATCCAAACATAATCCATTAACCAAATAAGTTGAAAATGGATGTCGTAGCCGCATTCCTTAATCAGCCGTTGCTTTGAACGCGTCTAAGGTCGTTAGTTCAAGTTAAAGGGAGTGATTGGTATTCTCTTTTAAACGTTTTTTCAAaccaacatttatttttttaatttttaaattaatacacttttaatattttcatattattttgatatattgatataaaaattaaatttaaaaaaataaaaaaatattattttaataagttcctttaaaaactaattttattattattattattattatgaatacaAATCCACCTATACACATCACCTTTCCAGATCGATCCCAGCTTTATTATCTACACGCACTCTTTTTCTTTGACGACAAGGAACTCAAGTTAATGAATGCAAGTAAGTAGTAAGTTTCTTCCCCTTCtctacaaaaacaagaaaaaaacgtGGCCTGCCCCTTGTTTTCCAAGACAAACAAGAAGCCTTCTCTCCCTCACAGCTGCCACTCTTCCATACCCGTACGTGAGCAACAGCGGTAGCGGTTGTTTACTCTTGAGCAGCAGGAGCCTACTTCTCCTTCAGCACCGTGAGTCAGCAGTAACCTCTCTGCTAGCAACGGCCAGTCCCTCCATAGCAGTAGTACTACTACTGTAGCCATAAATTCCTAGCTACATCAGCATCAACTACTTCTCCACAGCCTCGATAGCACCGTGATCTCAGTTCAGTTTCAAGCTCTGCACCAGCTACATCTCCACGCTGCAGCTCATCAACACATCCCCTTAGCAATTGGAAGAACCACCAGCAGCAGCGAACCTCTCTGCACCAGCAACGTGAGCAGCTCCGGAGCAACAGTGGAAGACACTCTTCATCAGCAACCACTGGTTCCACCGTGACTTGTTGTAGTCCAGCAGCTCCCTTCAAGTAACAGTATAAGCAGATCGTGCAACAGCAGCGGTGTCACTCAACTTCTCCTGAAACCAGTGGTGGAAGCTCTTCCTTCCAGCAGCGTCATCTTCTCTGTACCGTGAGCAAGCAGCAGGAGGAGGTTTGCCTTGTCAGCCTTCAGCGCCTTTCATCCCCTCTGCACCGGGAGCAGCAATGGAGAATCTTTTTCATCAGCAGCAACTCTTTCCTCAGCATTGCAAAAGCAGCATTGTGAACAGCTAGCAACAgaagatttaataaaataaaaacagcagAGGCTTCTCTTCTCAATCACAGCAGCAGAAGTTAAGGAAACACAGGAGAaacagaaagagaagaaaaggaaaaggagactGGGTAAGTGTTTAATCAAAGCAAGACACACCATCCCTACTAATACAGGTATAACTCTTATGTTccttaaaaattctaaattcgCTGTGCTTTGTTTGCTACGTGTTCATGGTTTCTGGGCACGAGCTATGCATGGATTCATTAACTCAGCTGTTTTGATCTTTCAAGAGCAAAAGGAgagcatttgtttttgttagggGTCAGGCTTTGTTTCAAAATTTtgggttatttttcttttccatggataaggcttttgtttattttaggaGAGACAACCCATATTTTCTTTCTTCGGAGGAGGCCGGCAATGGTTTTATGAAGCCCGACTTCATGTTATTGGGCTGAGCCTTTCAAAGGCTCAaggctttgtttgtttgaactaaaattttacaaaggaaaaaatgtatttttcagTTCTAAGGCTTATTTGACAAATACATTCTAACAAACTTTTTAACAGTTTTCCTTGCTagatttttcttggttttttcaaataaacctcaagtaatttttaaaaatcctgAAAAacgatcattttaaaattatttgtgggtcttttgtattttttttgtaatacttttatttaatggctataaacttatattataagatacaaatctgatattaaatatatctttttttctttaaaatttcagaaaaaatacaaaaaaaataaaaaattccctatttgaaatatgtttttatttgtgtgcACATATGACCAAGTTTCtaagaaataaatcatatttgcaTAATTTACCATACtacaaatcacaaaaaaaataaattttcatgcattttgaatttaataaatagttTATTAAAACCACAGAACTTGACatacatttcaaaaacaaagacaaaattattttttttattttttttatgagattatgaaCTTATGATATCTATGACGTATTtctaatattgaataaaaaaataattttttttaaattttttaactctaGAATGATTATGATTTAACCTAATCAGATAAAAATCTT from the Populus nigra chromosome 1, ddPopNigr1.1, whole genome shotgun sequence genome contains:
- the LOC133694523 gene encoding uncharacterized protein LOC133694523; amino-acid sequence: MDEEEDMPLFWLQATNTRHRSRGLRRQASSIFLNSGVFLVLLLVVALAFVLVVVSSIGSFTSQILRPQSVKKSWDSLNLVLVLFAIVCGFLSRNNSGGGDNENTSYYEDQSLSNVQKPSHPSTPSHRWFEHQDRTVSYNTLNRLRSFSSYPDLRQESLERWRFYDDTHLNNYRFSTSSDQIHHHYPQQVEETKKQEEGVGVKDIDVDTFVINQKEVSYPSSPPPFPPPHPSPSPPLPPSPPPKLVRRKVKRTYQDLGYEKRTDHEEKVLENLYNIPPPSPPPPPPPPPPPPPPIFSKNEKRRGKDFLISLRRKKKKQRQKSVENLDSFFNPQPTPTSTLPSIPPPPPPPPPPHFLQNLFSKKGKTKKLHPVPPPPPPPPITRVSKVVSQKVTSRTKVQVAPVTSDKPPEPAKTSRFHSVEENVERGNASPLIPLPPPPPPPPFKMPAWKFVHDGDYVRVGSFNSSRSGSPDLDSIEDASSEKDQSSPVAEAGGSDSAATALFCPSPDVNTKADNFIARFRAGLTLEKVNSTNRRSNLGPEASTGTGTS